A window of Aricia agestis chromosome 10, ilAriAges1.1, whole genome shotgun sequence genomic DNA:
cttttaaatggtgatacTATAGaactagtggatacagctgtatttttaggtataacACTAGattccaagcttcagtggggccctcatattgctgggttggccgacagactcagttcagcagcatatgcagtaagtaagataagacaattttcagatgaaacaacagcatgtctagtgtattttagttactttcatagtattatgtcctacggcattttgctgtagggcaatgctgcagatataaatataatttttgtgctgcagaagcgagctgttcgggcaatctataagctagcccgtaatacttcacttagaaaaaaatttaaggaaactggaatcttaactgttgcttctcaatatgtcctatcaaatgtattatatgttaaaaagaatatatatgaattcaagaaaaaatgtgatacccatgggagaaatactcgtaataaacataagcttgaaattccggtgactagacttactaaagtcaaaaattcttttaaaggtcaatgtatacgcctttataataaaatcccagaaaacgttcaaaatctgtcaattaataaatttaaaaaagttgttaaagaacgtttgtgtaccaaagcatactataaggttactgatttcatgaatgatagtacaccgtgGGAATAAGGTTGCCCCCTGCAGATCtgtttctgtatattattttattgtaatattgtacactggttgtatttagtttttttatttcttatttagtcataatgacattgtaattttccatctttttggtaaaagttggccccgtgcgagtttcttacgccggttcttctcgccgggttagttcccgaaccggtggtaagcCCCAGTAGCAACAACGTTCAGAAAACGTttgaaaaaacttattctgaataaaaaattttgactttAACATTGTTAATGTTAACAAGTCAATAATAGTTCCTGATTTCAGTGAATTTATTCAGTCTAGGACTATTTATTTACTTCCCCAAAGTTTATAGACAATAATAGTCAGACATCTCTAAACACATACCTGCTGCTCCTTCTTCTGCTCATGCTGTTCTCTATTCTTCAGCATGTCGAGATACATGGGCTGTGCGGGCGCGTACATGAGGTTGGAGTGTTGGGAGTGGGCGTGGTGCGCGTACAGTAGTGGGGGCGGGCGCTCCCCGACCACGCCCACTACACCCGAAGTAGGCATGTAGTAGGACCCGCTTGACGCGTACTGCGACGGCTCTGGATGGTGTTATGCAACGTTAAAAATTTACTCTATTTCAATAACACACCTTCGATAATATGGTTTTAATCAGGTGTCTTAGGTAGTTTTAACGCTCAGTTTGTACTTTCGCTTGTCTTTTCGCTTTCGCTTTTTATGCCTTTGTTATAAAGGAGAACGGCGAgtcatttattaatttaaatattttttttgtatatgatattactattttgctgtttgatagtATCTAGAATGGATCCAATCTGTATTACTGAACTAAAATTAAACACTAACAGGAAGTTACTTGCAGAAactttaacataaaatatacttacatgtaACTTTTTAtgacatacatataatataatatatgacaTAAAAAGATACACACATCATAACCAGACACTACATTTCTGTGAAGCTACAAAAGGTAAAAGTTATTTGGTTATTGATTTTCTTAATATAATAGATTGGGTAATTTCAATATACTTATTGAAATAATCCAATATAAGTTAAGTTAGCAATGTTAATTAGTATAATGATGTTTTAATCTTGAGAAcgagtaaaaattaaaaaaatatgttttgttagACGCAAGAAAACGGAAAAGAAAATTGTTAACACAAAAGCAGAAAAGAAGTTAGTTATAAGTTAGGGATAGAAacaattacttataaaaattacaactaacaacttattatttcaaaataaaatttaatgtgatggataggtatatatatattatatagtaaaacCACATTACAACTAGCCTTTGGTAATCTcggtttttaatgaaaatgtcaGACCATCGACAAAAACGGCAATAGCTGAAGATTAAGATTGTGGTCGTACGTAGGGTTTTGGTTAAATTAAAtcagaaataaataaacataaagacTTTGACCAATTTGATGAATTAaggttgttaaaattattattccccaagttaaaaaaaatcaatgattacaataattattatttttattcaagtaaTAATTCTCAGCATGATGTGAGTGCGTTTACCAAAACAATATTTGAGGTACGAAAATTCCGATTTTTGAGGTTTTAGTGTGAACTTCTGATTAAGTTTGGTCACAGATTACTACCTACAGCCTACATAGTTACTACGGTTCGATTGCGGGATATATAGAAATTTGACAAAGGTCTCAGGCTAGTTGTCTTTTTTCACTCAAGCACGGGTTTAATTGTATTCTGTTTCCACCGAGAAGTAATGTCTCGACCGTGAGTGAATGAGACAAGTAGCATTAGGACTCATTCAAAGTTTTGCCCATCCAAACCAGACTCTAATAACGTTTATACCAGACTCTAATAACGTTTATTGGTCAAAGACAACGGAAAAAAAACAGAACCAAAAGAGAAAATGAATGAACGATTAGAaccaaaaaagaaaattaatgaAGGAGCAAACAAAAAGTAAATGAACAAGTGATTGAACAAGAAGCACacaaaagaatgaatgaacgaGAGTGCACTCTAAGCGACAGTGACGAACTATCACTCACTGTTCCATAGCACTGCACGCGCCATCTGGCGGCCCATACGATTATCTTCGACCTCTGCGAACAGATTAACACAATACCATTGCTGTAGAAGTTTGTAGCAAGTCATTGTCTTTACCAATGCTTCTAAGCTGTACTCACATTGACAATTAGAGATTTAAAGAAGGTaagacatttttaattttacaacgACTTACTGCAAAACTTAACACAAATATAGTACCTCAATACTAAACGGTATAAAATGatacatataaaaatagaaacacATATAATTATACCAGTAAAAATAACAACTACCCTTGTGAATTTATAGTAGGTAgatttacttataaaaattttgCAGTTTGGCATATTGATAATGACATATTTAgagctaaaatatatttaacacagTATAATCTTTTTTGTATAGTACATACGATACAGAAAAGATGATACTGTGACATACATACTTTCAAAGGAATAAATAATTTCCAATCTAGGACGAAAATTCTTAGTTTACTTACTAGAACATGATCTTCTCTAAGCTGTCACTTTCTGGCACAATATGAACagaattattacatatttattttacacttaATTTATTCAATTAATATCAATGACAAATCCCACCCATTGCTACAAAATCCAATATTACAATTACGACAGAAATGAAAACATTGATATCAATTTCGCAAAGCTTATTATTACAACAAACTCACTGTGATCAGAATACACAGACTGGTGTTTCATTGGGGGCTGGTGAATCCTGTGAGCGTAGAGTGAGTAGTTTGGTGACGGGCTACGAGGTCTCTTCACACTCTGTACTGGCCCCCGTACAATTGTCTGTTGTTGCGGGAACAACATGTAGTTGGAGTGTTTGTTCTgaaaatgtcaataaaattttttCATTCTATGTTATTGAGGAAATTATGGTCAtatgaatgtaccatcgaggaagttgattcctatgcaattgacagaccaacgttatttggtcgaatatgtcaattcaatgttagctgtgatcggtcggatgggtttgacttaacgcgaccaaattactaaggtcccccatctgcctagggatcaacttctctgatagtatattgTACAGTGTAAATCCACACATGTCTgtgatagtacattgtacagGGTAAATCCACACATGTTAcgtttgaaaatctattttcgTTTTTAGATTCTTGCAACTAACAGAGGCTTAGTCATCGAACATATTAAactgatataataaaaaagttttacaaaataattatcacAGTGGCTggaattttattatgtttgcaGAGATAAGGCATTTAGactaaaaacattaaatttgtcTGAAAAAGTATTACAAAAGTAAGAAAGCTCCAGTATTAAATGAGCAATTTATAAACCTTATTCAATATGTGTGAAGAGAGTGGTGGCGGTCTTCCTTGGTTTTGTTGCTGTTCACCCTGCCCAGTGGATGTTGGCATTTGGAACATGGGTATCTGAATATTTCCCATTGGCATCTTCATTGATTGCATTTCACTGTAAAAAAAGTTGTATTTGACAACAAATAAAGAAGAGAGTaggcgtgggagagccatgcttgggACGAATAGGCcagctcgactggagaaataccacgttctcacagaaaaccgacgtaaCCGTACcgtcgcttgcgctgtgtttcgccgagtgagtgagtttaccggaggcccaatcccctaccctattcccttccctaccctaccctattcccttccctaccctccccgggcagggatgggaaggaaagggaatattaccctattccctcttaaaaggccggcaacgcacctgcagctattctgatgctgcgtgtgtgtgatggaagttgctttccatcgggtgacccgtttgctcgtttgcccccttatttcatttaaaaaaaagagagaTTTGAGGTTTACCCTATTTTTGGCAAAGTTTAACAATCATTTATGACAGTCTTATGGCATTTTGATATTGTGGATTTCACAGGCAAATTCATTTAactaaagttataaaaaattaaactaacttGGCATCTTTCtgttgctgtctctttcttatTTCATCTTCATTCAACACTCTCTTAAGCTGCATGAACAACTGCTGTTTCTCTTTCTCCAGTAATTTCAACTTCTGTTCCAATACTTCTATTTGTTCCTTTGTCTCCTCTGGAAAaaatagaataagaataagaagagtttattttgcacatcacacaacacaatatttacaaaggACGAAAGAACAAGGacacaaataattaatattttaacattatattgtgtgatgccAAAAATGGCCCCCAGCTCAGCATTAGCAGCCGGTTGCTGCACTGATTTTCTGCTGGGGCCAAGGTGTGACATCACAATAATATAGTTTGAGCAATACAGAGAGAAACAAGGAACATACATTAATAAATGAGTAaccttaaatactaaataaatcaaagaaaatataagaaaCTAAAAGATAAATCTATGTGCCTAGCATTAGGAgaagaaagaaaaaagaaaaaaaaaactgtcaattATTGTCTATGACGTTTGACGTCTCAAATAATCTGTGGTCTCGAAGTTCTCaaacaaagattttaaaaaatataacttacagTTTgccaaggctttaattgaatgtgtcaatgtcagtcaatgtgcgctgctggtaaaggggaactgtcaaaaatgactttTTGTATGGTAGaagtgttagttccttttctcgccacgttcataaagaaccttgtcgaactctataaATATACAGCTACCCTATTCTGTAACGTGGTTTTATACGTGGCATAACCTCTTAAAAAATGATGTTACCgcataatttaacaataaaaaattaaacctgAGGAGTGAGGAACAGGCGTATAATGATATACAGAGTATAACGATCATGGAACAAATGGGTTAAAGATTGCTCAAGGCTGTCCCGCATTCCAACCATGGACGAACCCTACACCGCCGACAGAGGTGCATCAATCGAAAGGTGGTATTTCGTAGAAAGAAGTTGTAATTGAAGCAGATGTGTTTTATAATGTTtgctaaatgtttttttttgttttcagcaTCCTGAAAGGAGGTGGAAGGTTGTTCCAGCATCGGGAAGCTTAAAAGCTAATAGAGTTCCAATAAGATTATATAAATTGTTTTGCAATTTAATACTTAAAATACAGAATACTTCCTGTTTGAAACAATTCTAACTGGTTTAATATCTCTATGATTCTAACGCATCAGACAAGGACAGAAAACTTGTACAAACTATAATGTTTTTGCGTACATAGGAGTTTTAAGGCAGTTTATATTGTGGATACTTACCAAGGGTCATAACATCTCTTGCTTCTCTTTCTTTCCTTTGTCTTTCTTCCTCAACTTCAGCTTCATattctaaacaaaataaattgtgtttacaaataaagtaataaagatattaaaatctatgatgtaaaatataaaacaataataaataagatGAAATGAAGAAGGGACACATAGGAAGCAAATTTCACTGCAGTGCTTAAACAACGAACATGAAtgtaattttgaatttaattatattataattaattataatataatatgtatctatTGAAAATTACTTTCATTGTAGTTGGGTCATAGTTTTTGACATTAGAAAATTGTGTTTGCATCATGAAGATGAGTTTGGGAATTTGCAGAAAATATTTTCAACCTCACCTTCTTTTTTTCTCTGTCGTTCTCGTATTATGTATCGTTTGAGCGCACTAAACATCTTTCGATCCGCGCCATTTTGCTCTTCTGGAGTTGCTGATATCACAGCAGGCATTTTGGTTTCCAGATCAACGGTAATTTTAACGCTGTAATGAGTTACTCCGCCACAAGTTTACGCAGTGCTCAGCACTAGGTAATATTTTCTTAGCAACAGATCAGCAAGCCGAGCGTTGGTCGAGTCAGAAATCTTTGAACT
This region includes:
- the LOC121730911 gene encoding probable serine/threonine-protein kinase irlF isoform X1, with translation MPAVISATPEEQNGADRKMFSALKRYIIRERQRKKEEYEAEVEEERQRKEREARDVMTLEETKEQIEVLEQKLKLLEKEKQQLFMQLKRVLNEDEIRKRQQQKDANEMQSMKMPMGNIQIPMFQMPTSTGQGEQQQNQGRPPPLSSHILNKNKHSNYMLFPQQQTIVRGPVQSVKRPRSPSPNYSLYAHRIHQPPMKHQSVYSDHKVEDNRMGRQMARAVLWNKPSQYASSGSYYMPTSGVVGVVGERPPPLLYAHHAHSQHSNLMYAPAQPMYLDMLKNREQHEQKKEQQPQVLIGLSEAHSSVSSAGVVYAPPVSRHLSIHPPPQHNNMQTPKQGSITQGYSVQQSNANVQNPNIYPNRHRY
- the LOC121730911 gene encoding G protein pathway suppressor 2 isoform X2 yields the protein MPAVISATPEEQNGADRKMFSALKRYIIRERQRKKEEYEAEVEEERQRKEREARDVMTLEETKEQIEVLEQKLKLLEKEKQQLFMQLKRVLNEDEIRKRQQQKDANEMQSMKMPMGNIQIPMFQMPTSTGQGEQQQNQGRPPPLSSHILNKNKHSNYMLFPQQQTIVRGPVQSVKRPRSPSPNYSLYAHRIHQPPMKHQSVYSDHKPSQYASSGSYYMPTSGVVGVVGERPPPLLYAHHAHSQHSNLMYAPAQPMYLDMLKNREQHEQKKEQQPQVLIGLSEAHSSVSSAGVVYAPPVSRHLSIHPPPQHNNMQTPKQGSITQGYSVQQSNANVQNPNIYPNRHRY